A genomic stretch from Perognathus longimembris pacificus isolate PPM17 chromosome 5, ASM2315922v1, whole genome shotgun sequence includes:
- the LOC125351061 gene encoding LOW QUALITY PROTEIN: DENN domain-containing protein 2D-like (The sequence of the model RefSeq protein was modified relative to this genomic sequence to represent the inferred CDS: deleted 1 base in 1 codon; substituted 1 base at 1 genomic stop codon): MGMSTLFPCIHAAAALLYPYSWAYTYIPVIPESLLASVCCPTPFMVGVQMCFWQELDSPMEEVCCSKKMLLVDLCEGVFLLXVGDEKDILLRKLQDDILASLGQGITELKISEQINEHVSSPFVQFFVKTVRHYASYIKQEANGQGHFQERAFYKALTSKTNRRFVKKFVKTQLFSLFIQEAEKSRHPPAGYFQQKILEYEEQKKQKKSREKM, encoded by the exons ATGGGGATGAGCACTCTGTTTCCGTGCATCCATGCTGCCGCTGCGCTGCTTTACCCCTACAGCTGGGCATACACCTACATTCCTGTCATCCCAGAGAGTCTTCTGGCCTCTGTCTGCTGCCCCACCCCCTTCATGGTTGGAGTCCAAATGTGCTTTTGGCAGGAGTTGGACAGCCCCATGGAAGAGGTATGCTGCAGCAAGAAGA TGCTGCTGGTGGATCTTTGTGAAGGAGTCTTCTTATTGTAAGTTGGTGATGAA AAAGACATCCTACTGCGGAAGCTTCAGGATGACATCTTAGCCTCCCTTGGTCAGGGGATCACTGAGTTAAAGATTTCAGAACAAATCAATGAACATGTTTCGAGCCCTTTTGTGCAGTTCTTTGTCAAAACTGTCCGTCACTATGCTTCCTACATCAAGCAGGAGGCCAATGGGCAAGGCCACTTCCAAGAACGGGCCTTCTATAAGGCTCTGACTTCCAAGACAAACCGGCGATTTGTGAAGAAATTTGTGAAGACtcagctcttctctcttttcattcaggaagctgagaagagCAGGCATCCTCCTGCAGGTTATTTCCAACAGAAAATACTTGAatatgaagaacaaaagaaacagaagaaatccAGGGAAAAGATGTGA